GGTCTGTTCGTGGGGATCGTCGATCCCGACGAGGTCGCCGCTTTCGTCGGTCGCGGTCGTCCCGGAGACCGCCACGTGCGGCCCGACCCGGACCGCCCGCGAGTAGCCGACGCTCGACTCCCACTTCGTCCCGCTCGACACCGTCGTTCGTTCCATGGAGGTGGTACGCGATCCCCCCGGGTGACCGTATCGCTGCCGCTCCGGGGTGAGCGGGTTTCAAGCGGTACGGTCCCGTTCCCCAACCATGCTCAGACGAAGCGTCATGTTCACGCCTGGGGATCGACCGGAGATGATGCGGAAGGCGCCCGGTGCCGGCGCGGACACGGTCGTCTTCGACCTCGAGGACGCGGTCGCTCCCGCTCGAAAGGAGGAGGCGAGGGAAGCCGTTCGGGGGGCCCTCTCCGACCCCGAGTTCGCCCCCGACTGCGAGATCTGTGTGCGGGTCGCAGAGCCCGAGGACGACCTCCCCGTGGTGCTCGAGGGGACGGTCCCGGACAGCCTGATGCTCCCGAAGGCGACGGGTGCGGAGGACGTCGAGGAACTCGCGTCGCTGGCGAGCGAACACGGCGAGTCGCTTCCCGTGATCGCGCTGATCGAGAGCGCCGCCGGCGTGCTCGTCGCCCCGGAGGTCGCCGCGGCGGAGGCGACCGACGCGCTCTGTTTCGGTGCGGAGGACCTCGCGGCGGACGTCGGGGCCACCCGTACCGAAGACGGAACAGAGGTGCTCTACGCGCGCGAGCGGGTCGTGATCGCCGCGAGTGCGGCCGGGATCGACGCGATCGACACGGTCTACACCGACATCGAGGATCGAGGGGGTCTCGCCGCGGAGACGCGGTTCGCCGCCGGGCTGGGCTACGACGGGAAGATGGCGATCCACCCGGCACAGGTCGAACCGATCCACGAGGCGTTCGCGCCGACCGGGGAGGAGCTCGCGTGGGCCGAGCGGGTGCTGGACGCACGCGAGGAGGCCGACCGGGAGGGTCGGGGCGTCTTCCGGGTCGACGGCGAGATGATCGACGCGCCGTTGATCGCGC
This region of Halalkalicoccus sp. CGA53 genomic DNA includes:
- a CDS encoding HpcH/HpaI aldolase/citrate lyase family protein — translated: MLRRSVMFTPGDRPEMMRKAPGAGADTVVFDLEDAVAPARKEEAREAVRGALSDPEFAPDCEICVRVAEPEDDLPVVLEGTVPDSLMLPKATGAEDVEELASLASEHGESLPVIALIESAAGVLVAPEVAAAEATDALCFGAEDLAADVGATRTEDGTEVLYARERVVIAASAAGIDAIDTVYTDIEDRGGLAAETRFAAGLGYDGKMAIHPAQVEPIHEAFAPTGEELAWAERVLDAREEADREGRGVFRVDGEMIDAPLIARAERIARRSDPER